The Helianthus annuus cultivar XRQ/B chromosome 16, HanXRQr2.0-SUNRISE, whole genome shotgun sequence genome includes a window with the following:
- the LOC110882571 gene encoding uncharacterized protein LOC110882571, giving the protein MASETARRRVEMIGAHFSAVDHISATAVAPHLFPLNCSGGLASIKRRCDNTMHFARQNLKSQGCYMRPASTEQDCVDQSSLTSKSTHSQQDLSSELVTTPMFSQPASINSNPPKVRNIQYAVDDYMSPSLQPPKYSRITDVPMKFSHKNNTHATKRLGLEKTRSPRMNIAESVGKYILLIELPGISIDDIRVEVDNTTLTVRTTNGKTAACYFNGCTNSSYYKKEILEGPFEIKWPLPCGVNPDSVSAEFLDGLLRITITKL; this is encoded by the exons ATGGCGAGTGAAACAGCAAGACGCCGAGTTGAGATGATTGGCGCTCACTTCTCCGCCGTCGATCATATCTCCGCCACCGCAGTTGCACCTCATCTCTTCCCTCTG AATTGCAGTGGCGGTTTAGCCTCTATCAAGAGGAGATGCGACAATACTATGCATTTCGCCAGACAAAATTTGAAGTCCCAAGGTTGTTACATGAGGCCCGCTTCAACAGAACAG GATTGTGTAGACCAATCAAGTTTGACTTCAAAGTCAACTCATTCCCAACAAGATTTATCATCTGAACTTGTGACAACACCCATGTTTTCTCAGCCAGCCAGTATTAATTCCAATCCTCCAAAAGTTAGAAATATTCAATATGCTGTTGATGATTACATGTCACCTTCATTACAACCACCTAAATATTCCAGAATAACCGATGTACCGATGAAATTCAGCCACAAGAACAACACACATGCTACTAAGCGTCTCG GATTAGAGAAGACAAGATCCCCGAGGATGAACATTGCAGAATCCGTAGGAAAATACATTCTGCTGATAGAACTGCCCGGGATTAGTATAGATGATATAAGAGTTGAAGTCGATAATACAAC TCTGACTGTACGAACAACCAATGGGAAGACTGCAGCATGCTATTTTAATGGTTGTACAAACTCTTCATATTACAAAAAGGAGATTCTAGAAGGACCGTTCGAAATCAAGTGGCCATTACCCTGCGGTGTGAACCCGGATTCTGTTTCAGCTGAATTTTT GGACGGACTTTTGCGCATTACCATTACTAAACTTTGA
- the LOC110882579 gene encoding probable LRR receptor-like serine/threonine-protein kinase At1g07650 encodes MKKKVLTFILSLILFTNLALAQSAKLDTQEVKILQQIGEKLGIAGTKVWDLDKNPCSGEGNWGIGEYRKGVNVSIVCDCSFESNATCHAVDIYIKSQNISAALPSEFSKLRYLRTLDLSRNYLNGTIPSEWATMQLHNLSLMGNRFSGPFPRALTRMTTLRDLSLEGNRFSGSIPQTIANLKNLERLILTSNEFTGELPEALGNLTNLTDMRISDNNFTGKIPNFISRWTKIGKLHIQGCSLEGPIPSSISVLTQLNDLRISDLKGGASSFPKVQKMTELNKLVLRNCLIRGKIPDYIGSMPSLKTLDLSFNNLTGKIPSSFSQLGKTDHIYLTENNLTGHIPAWIFSSTKDVDVSYNNFTWDSSGPKTCERGTVNVVESYSSSTNKQNKIPSCLMKDFPCTRPIEEQIYSLYINCGGKEVNINNTIEYESDTERKGASTYYNDRNWAFSSTGNFLDDDHDSDVYILSNTSRLHNVSTFETELYTSARTTAISLTYYGLCLLNGNYTVRLHFAEIVFTQDNTFTSLGKRVFDVYVQGELKLKNFDIVKEAGGTGRPVIKSYMVNVKSNTLKIQLFWAGKGTIGIPLRGSYGPIISAISVHPNFKPPNFDKKIDGRLLVATVGGGLLLVILIVFILWRKGYIMGGKAADKELRGLDLQTGIFTLRQIKAATKNFDPLNKLGEGGFGAVYKGQLLDGTVIAVKQLSSKSKQGTREFVNEIGMISALQHPNLVRLYGCCVEGNQLSLIYEYMENNCVSRALFGRDKVSKAKLTWPVRVKICIGIARGLLYLHEESQLKIVHRDIKTSNVLLDKKLNAKISDFGLAKLNDDGNTHISTRIAGTIGYMAPEYAMRGYLTPKADVYSFGIVALEIVSGKSNTNYRPKEDFVYLLDWAYVLQERGSLLELVDPDLGSEYSSEEAMTILNVALLCTNASPTLRPTMSQALNMLEGRTNVQDLLSDPGFSTVNPKFKALRNHFWQHPSETFTVCDDPSTESLLP; translated from the exons ATGAAGAAGAAGGTGTTAACCTTCATACTTTCACTTATCCTATTCACAAATCTCGCACTCGCACAATCAGCAAAGCTCGACACACAGGAAG TGAAGATACTGCAACAAATTGGTGAGAAATTAGGTATAGCAGGGACGAAAGTATGGGATCTGGATAAGAATCCTTGCAGCGGTGAAGGAAATTGGGGCATCGGTGAGTACAGAAAAGGCGTTAATGTGTCAATTGTGTGCGATTGCTCGTTCGAGAGTAATGCTACCTGTCATGCTGTTGATAT ATATATTAAATCGCAAAACATCTCGGCTGCTCTTCCGTCTGAGTTTTCCAAGCTTCGGTACCTTCGAACATT GGATCTCAGTCGTAACTACCTCAATGGAACAATTCCTTCCGAATGGGCTACTATGCAATTGCACAACCT TTCTCTCATGGGAAACCGGTTCTCCGGGCCGTTTCCAAGAGCTCTCACTAGAATGACCACCCTCCGAGACTT GAGCTTAGAAGGAAATCGCTTTTCAGGATCCATACCCCAAACGATTGCAAACCTGAAAAATTTGGAGAGACT AATTCTAACTTCAAATGAGTTCACTGGAGAGCTGCCTGAAGCACTTGGCAATCTTACCAACTTGACTGATAT GAGAATAAGTGACAATAATTTCACTGGAAAGATACCAAACTTCATAAGTCGGTGGACAAAGATTGGGAAATT GCATATACAAGGCTGTTCTCTTGAAGGACCGATTCCTTCTAGCATATCTGTCTTAACACAACTAAATGATCT GAGAATCAGTGACTTGAAAGGGGGAGCTTCTAGTTTCCCGAAAGTACAGAAAATGACAGAACTGAATAAATT GGTACTTAGGAATTGTTTGATCCGTGGAAAAATCCCTGACTATATCGGGAGTATGCCTTCTCTGAAAACACT AGACCTCAGTTTTAACAACTTGACTGGAAAGATCCCGTCATCTTTTTCACAACTAGGAAAAACAGATCACAT TTATTTGACAGAAAATAATCTTACTGGACATATACCTGCATGGATCTTCTCAAGTACCAAGGACGT GGATGTTTCTTATAACAATTTCACTTGGGATTCTTCTGGTCCAAAAACATGTGAACGAGGGACAGT AAACGTGGTGGAGAGCTATTCTTCGTCAACAAATAAACA AAATAAAATTCCTTCATGTCTCATGAAAGATTTTCCATGTACTAGACCGATTGAAGAAC AAATCTATTCTCTATACATCAATTGTGGTGGCAAAGAAGTAAATATCAACAACACCATCGAATACGAATCTGATACTGAACGAAAAGGCGCCTCAACATATTACAACGATAGAAATTGGGCGTTTAGCAGCACAGGAAACTTCTTAGACGATGACCATGATTCCGATGTTTATATTCTTTCCAACACATCTAGGCTCCATAATGTTTCCACATTTGAGACCGAATTGTACACATCAGCACGCACCACTGCTATTTCTCTTACGTATTATGGATTGTGTCTTCTAAACGGTAACTATACGGTTAGACTCCACTTTGCAGAGATTGTTTTCACCCAAGATAACACATTTACTAGCCTCGGGAAGCGTGTATTCGATGTTTATGTGCAG GGAGAGCTGAAACTAAAGAATTTTGATATAGTAAAAGAGGCTGGAGGTACCGGTAGGCCCGTTATAAAGAGTTACATGGTTAATGTGAAGAGCAACACACTCAAGATTCAACTTTTCTGGGCTGGAAAAGGCACTATTGGAATTCCTCTAAGAGGAAGTTATGGTCCAATCATATCAGCTATATCGGTTCACCCGA ATTTTAAGCCCccaaattttgataaaaagattgaTGGTCGTTTACTAGTTGCAACGGTTGGTGGAGGACTGCTTTTAGTAATTCTAATCGTTTTTATCTTGTGGAGAAAGGGCTACATTATGGGTGGAAAAGCAGCCGATAAAG AGCTTAGAGGTCTAGATCTACAAACCGGAATATTCACGCTCCGACAAATAAAAGCTGCAACTAAAAACTTTGATCCATTGAACAAGCTTGGAGAAGGTGGTTTTGGTGCGGTTTACAAG GGTCAACTGTTGGACGGGACGGTAATCGCTGTGAAACAACTATCATCAAAGTCGAAACAAGGTACCCGTGAATTTGTCAATGAAATTGGCATGATTTCAGCACTACAACACCCGAATCTTGTCAGACTTTATGGATGCTGTGTTGAAGGGAACCAGTTGTCTTTGATTTATGAGTACATGGAAAATAATTGCGTATCTCGTGCTCTTTTTG GGCGAGACAAAGTGTCGAAAGCAAAGCTGACGTGGCCCGTGAGGGTGAAGATATGCATAGGGATAGCTCGAGGTTTGCTTTATCTTCATGAAGAATCACAGCTGAAAATTGTGCATAGAGATATTAAGACTAGCAATGTTTTGCTTGATAAAAAGCTCAATGCAAAAATATCTGACTTCGGTTTAGCAAAGCTTAATGATGACGGAAATACACACATCAGCACTCGCATTGCAGGAACAAT AGGTTATATGGCTCCAGAGTATGCCATGCGTGGTTACTTGACTCCTAAGGCAGATGTTTATAGTTTTGGAATTGTGGCGCTAGAAATTGTTAGTGGAAAAAGTAACACCAACTACAGGCCAAAAGAAGACTTTGTTTACCTTCTTGATTGG GCATATGTTTTACAAGAAAGAGGAAGCTTGTTAGAACTGGTTGATCCAGACTTAGGATCAGAATATTCATCAGAGGAAGCAATGACGATTCTGAATGTGGCTCTTTTATGCACGAATGCATCACCAACGCTTAGACCAACCATGTCTCAAGCCTTGAACATGCTAGAGGGTCGAACCAACGTTCAAGATTTGCTATCGGACCCGGGTTTTTCAACTGTAAACCCTAAGTTTAAGGCATTAAGAAACCACTTTTGGCAACACCCTAGTGAAACCTTCACCGTGTGTGATGACCCGAGTACCGAGTCCCTGCTCCCTTAA